The Cellulosimicrobium cellulans genome contains the following window.
GCTTCCCGGACACCCCCGGCGGCGGCGTGGGCAACGACGACCTCGGCACGCTCGCCGCCTGGTACGTCATGGCGTCGCTCGGCTTCGAGCCCGTCATGCCGGGGTCCGGCATCCTCGCGCTCAACGCGCCCAAGGTGCAGGCCGCGACGCTCACGACCGACGCCGGGGCGACCCTGCAGATCGACGCGGCGGGCGCGAACGAGAAGCTCCCGAGCTACGTCGCGGGCCTCGAGGTCGACGGCGCCGCGCACACCGCGGCCTGGCTCGACGTCGCGGCGCTCCAGGACGGCGGCACGCTCGACTTCGACCTCGCCGACACGAGCGCGGGCCTCACGTGGGGCACCGGGGCGGCCGACCGCATCCCGTCGGTCTCCGCGGCGGCCCCGCCCGCGCCGGTGACCGTCGAGGCGAGCGCGCGCTGCCTCGGGGGCCGGGCGTTCGTCGCGGTCCGCGCGACCAGCACGGCCGACGAGCCCGTCGACGTCACCCTCACGACGCCGTTCGGCGAGCGCACGGTCCGGCACGTCCAGCCGGGCAAGAACGCCTACCAGTCGTTCACGACGCGCACCACGTCCGTCGAGGCGGGCACGGCGACCGTGACCGTCGTCGCCGCGGACGGCACGGTGTCCCACGTCGACGCCGCGTACGAGGCGCTCGACTGCGGCTGACCCGCGGTCCGGTCGCGACAGGGAGCGCGCGCTCCCGCACGAGGGCCGTCGTCGGGCAACCCGCCCGACGGCGGCCCTCGCCGCTAGGCTCGGCGCGTGAGCACCACCACGCGCCTGGGCGTCCTCGACATCGGCTCGAACACCGTGCACCTCGCCGTCGTGGACGCCGCGTACGCGGCGCGCCCCGTGCAGGCGGCGGGCGCGCGGACCGTCGTGCGCATCATGCGCTACCTCCAGCCCGACGGGTCGCTGTCGCCCGAGGGCGTCGCCGCGATGCTCACGGCGGTCGACGACGCGATGGCGCTCGCCCGTGAGTCCGGCGTCGACGAGATGCTGCCCATGGCGACGTCGGCCCTGCGCGACGCGACCAACGGGCCCGAGGTGCTCGCCGCGATCGGCGAGCGCGTCGGCCAGCCGGTGCGCGTGCTCTCCGGCGAGGACGAGTCGCGCCTGACGTTCCTCGCCGCGCGGCGGTGGCACGGCTGGGCCGCGGGCCGCCTCCTCGTCCTCGACATCGGCGGCGGCTCGCTCGAGATCGCGTCCGGCGTCGACGAGGAGCCCGACCTCGCGGCCTCCGTGCCGCTCGGCGCCGGGCGCATGACGATGGCGTTCCTGCCCGACGACCCGCCCGCCCCCGAGCACGTCGAGGCACTGCGCGAGCACGTGCGCGCGACGCTCGCCCCCACCGTCGAGGCCTTCCGGGCGCTGCCCGCGCCCGACCACGTCGTGGCCACGTCCAAGACGTTCCGCTCGCTCGCGCGCCTCGCGGGCATGCAGACCGAGTCCGTCGGCCCGGACGACCGGTGGCGCATGCGCCGCTCGCAGCTCGCCGACTGGGTGCCGCGGCTCGCGCGCATCACGGCGGAGGGGCGCACCGCCCTGCCCGGCATCACGCCGGAGCGCACGTTCCAGATCGTCGCGGGCGGTGTCGTCGCCGTCGAGACGATGCGCGCGCTCGGCGTCGACGAGGTCGAGATCTGCCCGTGGGCGCTGCGCGAGGGCGCGATCCTGCGCCGCCTCGACCACAGCTGAGGTCCTCGGTGTCGGACGTCCGGTCCGGGGCCGACCTCTCACTCCATCTGGGTGATGTGGGACGGCGACCGCGCCCCTAGCGTCGGAGGCGTCCGTCCGACCCGACCGAGTGGAGGGCCCATGCGCCCCGACCGGCACGCCCGCGCGATGCTCCCGATCCCGGACCGGCCGCCGAGCGGCCTCACCACGTACGACGCGAAGGACCCCGAGACCTCCTACCCCCCGATCGAGCCGCTGCTGCCGCCGGAGGGTGCACCCAACGTCGTCGTGATCCTCCTCGACGACGTCGGCTTCGGCGCGTCGAGCGCGTTCGGCGGGCCCTGCAGCACGCCGACGGCAGAGCGTCTTGCCGCGGGCGGGCTCCGCTTCAACCGCTTCCACACCACGGCGCTGTGCGCTCCGACGCGGCAGGCGCTGCTCACCGGTCGCAACCACCACTCGGTCGGCATGGGCAGCATCACGGAGACCGCGACCTCGGCGCCGGGCAACAGCTCGGTGCGACCCAACACCAAGGCGCCCCTCGCGCTGACACTGCGGCTCAACGGATACTCGACGGCGCAGTTCGGCAAGTGCCACGAGGTTCCGGTGTGGCAGTCGTCGCCGCTGGGCCCGTTCGACGCCTGGCCCACGGGTGGCGGTGGCTTCGAGACGTTCTACGGGTTCATCGGTGGCGAGAACAACCAGTGGGACCCGGCGCTGTACGACGGCACGACCCCGGTCGAGCCGCCGGCGACGCCCGAGGAGGGGTACCACCTCACCGAGGACCTCGTGGACCACGCCACGGTGTGGGTACGCCAGCAGAAGGCGCTCATGCCGGACCGGCCCTTCTTCGTCTACCTCGCCCCGGGCGCGACCCACGCCCCGCACCACGTGCCTCCTGAGTGGGTCGAGAAGTACCGCGGCGCGTTCGACGACGGGTGGGACGTCCAGCGCGAGCACACGTTCGCGCGGCAGAAGGAGCTGGGCGTCGTCCCGCAGGACGCCGAGCTCACCGTGCGGCACGACGAGATCCCCGCGTGGGACGACATGCCGGACGAGCTCAAGCCCGTGCTCGCGCGTCAGATGGAGGTCTACGCCGGGTTTCTCGAGCACACCGACCACCACGTGGGACGACTGATCGACACGCTCGAGGAGCTGGGAGTCCTCGACGACACGCTCGTGTACTACATCGTCGGCGACAACGGTGCGTCGGCCGAGGGGACGCTCAACGGCGCGTTCAACGAGATGGCGAACTTCAACGGCATGGCCGCCCTCGAGACGCCGGACTTCATGCGCTCGAAGATGGACGAGCTCGGCTCGCCCAGCTCGTACAACCACTACGCCGTCGGGTGGGCGTGGGCGATGGACACGCCCTTCCAGTGGACCAAGCAGGTCGCGTCGCACTGGGGCGGCACCCGCAACGGGACGATCGTGCACTGGCCGAGCCGCATCGCCGAGAAGGGTGGCCTGCGCTCGCAGTTCACCCACGTCGTCGACATCGCGCCGACCATCCTCGAGGCGGCGGGTCTGCCCGAGCCGACGGTGGTCAACGGGGTGCAGCAGTCGCCGATGGAGGGGACGAGCATGCTGTACGCGCTCGACGAGGCCGACGCCCCGGAGCGGCACGACCTGCAGTACTTCGAGATGTTCGCCAACCGCGGGATCTACCACCGGGGCTGGAGCGCCGTCACCAAGCACCGCACGCCGTGGGTGATGGTCGGCGGCGAGCTCCCTGCGTTCGACGACGACGTGTGGGAGCTCTACGACGGGTCCCGCGACTTCAGCCAGGCGCACGACCTCGCCGCCGAGCACCCGGACGTCCTCGCGAGGCTCCAGCGCCTGTGGCTCATCGAGGCCACGAAGTACAACGTCCTCCCGATGGACGATCGGACGTCGGAGCGCCTCGAACCGTCGATGGCCGGTCGACCGACGCTCATCCGGGGGACGTCGCAGGTCTTCTACCCGGGCATGGGACGACTGTCGGAGAACAGCGTCGTGAGCATGAAGAACCGGTCGTTCTCCGTCTCGGCGGACGTCGAGGTGCCGAGCACCGGCGCCGAGGGCGTGATCATCGCCCAGGGCGGCCGGTTCGGCGGCTGGAGCCTGTACGTGCACGAGGGCCGGCTCACCTTCACCTACAACGTCCTCGGGATCCAGCTGTTCACCGCCGTCGCGGACGAGCCGGTCCCCGCCGGGAGCCACGCCATCCGCATGGAGTTCGCGTACGACGGCGGAGGGCTCGCCAAGGGCGGGGACGTCACCCTCTTCCACGACGACGCCCCGGTGGGCCGGGGCCGGGTCGAGGCGACCCAGCCCATGGTGTTCTCGGCCGACGAGACCACGGACATCGGCTACGAGTCCGGGACCTGCGTCTCCCCGGACTACACGACGCGCACGAGCCGCTTCACCGGGCGCCTGCACCGCGTCGTGCTCGACGTCGGCACGGACAGCCACGACCACCTCGTGAGCCCGGAGGAACGGATGCGGATCGCGATGGCCAAGCAGTAGCCCGGTCAGCGGGGCCGGGACGTGGGGCCTTCCGTGGGGCTGAACCCGTCGCCCGAGTCGTCGGCGAGCACGGCCTCGACGCCGTACGAGCGGCGGTCGGCGGCTGACGGAACGTCACGTCCATGTAGGCGCGCGCCCGCCGCAGGCGGCGGACCGCGACCTCGGGCTCGACTCTCACGCCGCCCACCGCGGCGCGTCCGCACCCCACGGCCGGGCCGGGGCGGGGTAGTCGTCGAGCGGAGCGCCCGCGAGACGGTCGAGCGCGGGGCGCGTCGTCGTCGCCGCGACGTCCCGTCCGTCCAGGCGCGCGGGGTGGTCGACGACGCAGCCCGCCCCGGGCACGTGCGGCGCGGCGTGCGCGGGGTCGCGGCCCGGTGCGGCGAGCAGGGCGCGGGCGGTCCGGGCGAGCGCGCCGTCGACCTCGCGCCCGCGGCCGTCGGTCGTGCGGTCGGTGAGCGCCTCGACCACCGCGGCCGCGACGAGGTAGCCCGTCGCGTGGTCGAGCGCCTGGGCGGGCAGGGCGCCGGGCGCGGCGTCCTCGGGAGCGCACGCGGTGCCGTCCCGCGACCCCTCCACGAGCGCGATCCCGCTCACCGCCTGGACGATCGAGTCGAAGCCGCGCCGCCCGGCCCACGGGCCGTCGTCGCCCCACGCGCTGACGCGCGCGTGCACGGCACCGGACGGGAGCCTCAGGCCGAACGCCTCGATCGCGCCCGGGCGGTAGCCGGTCACCAGCACGTCGGCCTCGTCGAGCAGGCCCTGGGCGCGGGCGAGGCCGTCGCGCGTCGCGAGGTCGAGCAGCGCCGACCGCTTGCCCTGTCCCGTGTCGAGGTGCTGGACCTCGATCTCCGGCAGCCCCGGCGGGTCGACGCGCAGCACGTCCGCGCCGAGCAGGGCGAGCGTACGCGTCGCGACCGGGCCCGCGATGACACGCGTGAGGTCGAGCACCCGGAGCCCGGCGAGCGGGCGCGGCCCGGACCCGAGCGGGCGCGCGGGCGCGGCGTCCTCGCGCACGACCGTGCGCACCGGTGGGTCCGACGCCGTCGCCCGGCCGGGCGCGGACGCGCGCCACGCGTCCTCGGTGCGGACGCGCACGGCGATCGCGCCACACCGTGCCGCGCGGTCCTCGACGTCCTGGGCCGACTGCGTGGCGAGGGCGGCGACGACGGCGCCGCGCGTCGCCGTCCCGTCCGCCGACGCGGGCAGGTCGAGGAGGGTGAGCAGCCGCGCGCGGTGGTGCGGGTAGTTCGCGTGCGTGCGAACCCAGCCGTCCGCGGTCCGGAAGAAGCCCGAGAGCGGGGCGAAGCCGTCCACCGGGGCGCCGTCGACGCGGAGCAGCCGGTCGCTCGCGAACGCCGCGGCGACGCGCTCGGGGTCAGGGGGCGGGCCGGCGTCGAACCCGCCCGCGCGGGCCGCGGCGTCGCGCACGGCGGCGACCGACGCGACCGCGAGGTCCAGGACCGGCAGCGTCGCGGCGAGGAACGGCGCGGCACCCACCCCGCGACCCTACGCCGCCGGGAGGCCCCGGTGCCCGGACCTCGCGGTCGATCAGTTCCCGACCGTGACGGTGCCGGGGAACCGGGCGGCCGAGCGGTCGGTCGCGGAGCCGTCGCCCGCGGCGTTGATCTCGGAGATCATCATGACGAGCTCGAGGTCGGAGTCCGCCGCGCGGGCGAGGCTGGTCGCGAGCTGGTACGGGTCCGTGAGCGGCTTCATGTCGTAGTCCGTGACGATCATGCGCGTCTGCATGCCCAGGCTGTCGTTCTCGACCGCCGTGCGCACGCTGTCCGCGAGGCGGTTCATCTGGGACTCCGTGAGGGTCATCGTCACCTGCTGCCCGGACGACACCTCGCTCGACGGGGAGAAGCCCGAGAAGTCCTTCGTGTTGAAGTACTGCGAGGACATGTCGTCCGCGGTGACGTCGAACGAGTACGTGCGCGCGGACACGTCCTCCGTCCCCGACGCGTCGAACGCCTGCGACATGCGGAAGTCGCCGCGGTCGCCGTACGTCGCGGTGAGGAGCTGCTCGGTGCTGCCGTCGGGGTTGGTCGTCGCGACGAGCGAGCCCGTGTTCTTGCCGATCTCCCACTCGGCCCCGCCGACGGGGGTGTCGAAGCCGACGGTCGACGTCGAGTCGAACTCGACGCGCTCGATCTTCGTCGTCCCGGAGATCCCGGTCGACGGGTCGGCGGGGATCTCGCCCGTGACGAGGTACGTGTCGTACGCGGCCTGGCCCTCCGGCGTCGACAGGTCGAACTCCGCGCTGCGCAGCGACGCGCCGTCGAGCGACGT
Protein-coding sequences here:
- a CDS encoding CoA transferase codes for the protein MGAAPFLAATLPVLDLAVASVAAVRDAAARAGGFDAGPPPDPERVAAAFASDRLLRVDGAPVDGFAPLSGFFRTADGWVRTHANYPHHRARLLTLLDLPASADGTATRGAVVAALATQSAQDVEDRAARCGAIAVRVRTEDAWRASAPGRATASDPPVRTVVREDAAPARPLGSGPRPLAGLRVLDLTRVIAGPVATRTLALLGADVLRVDPPGLPEIEVQHLDTGQGKRSALLDLATRDGLARAQGLLDEADVLVTGYRPGAIEAFGLRLPSGAVHARVSAWGDDGPWAGRRGFDSIVQAVSGIALVEGSRDGTACAPEDAAPGALPAQALDHATGYLVAAAVVEALTDRTTDGRGREVDGALARTARALLAAPGRDPAHAAPHVPGAGCVVDHPARLDGRDVAATTTRPALDRLAGAPLDDYPAPARPWGADAPRWAA
- a CDS encoding arylsulfatase; the encoded protein is MRPDRHARAMLPIPDRPPSGLTTYDAKDPETSYPPIEPLLPPEGAPNVVVILLDDVGFGASSAFGGPCSTPTAERLAAGGLRFNRFHTTALCAPTRQALLTGRNHHSVGMGSITETATSAPGNSSVRPNTKAPLALTLRLNGYSTAQFGKCHEVPVWQSSPLGPFDAWPTGGGGFETFYGFIGGENNQWDPALYDGTTPVEPPATPEEGYHLTEDLVDHATVWVRQQKALMPDRPFFVYLAPGATHAPHHVPPEWVEKYRGAFDDGWDVQREHTFARQKELGVVPQDAELTVRHDEIPAWDDMPDELKPVLARQMEVYAGFLEHTDHHVGRLIDTLEELGVLDDTLVYYIVGDNGASAEGTLNGAFNEMANFNGMAALETPDFMRSKMDELGSPSSYNHYAVGWAWAMDTPFQWTKQVASHWGGTRNGTIVHWPSRIAEKGGLRSQFTHVVDIAPTILEAAGLPEPTVVNGVQQSPMEGTSMLYALDEADAPERHDLQYFEMFANRGIYHRGWSAVTKHRTPWVMVGGELPAFDDDVWELYDGSRDFSQAHDLAAEHPDVLARLQRLWLIEATKYNVLPMDDRTSERLEPSMAGRPTLIRGTSQVFYPGMGRLSENSVVSMKNRSFSVSADVEVPSTGAEGVIIAQGGRFGGWSLYVHEGRLTFTYNVLGIQLFTAVADEPVPAGSHAIRMEFAYDGGGLAKGGDVTLFHDDAPVGRGRVEATQPMVFSADETTDIGYESGTCVSPDYTTRTSRFTGRLHRVVLDVGTDSHDHLVSPEERMRIAMAKQ
- a CDS encoding Ppx/GppA phosphatase family protein, coding for MSTTTRLGVLDIGSNTVHLAVVDAAYAARPVQAAGARTVVRIMRYLQPDGSLSPEGVAAMLTAVDDAMALARESGVDEMLPMATSALRDATNGPEVLAAIGERVGQPVRVLSGEDESRLTFLAARRWHGWAAGRLLVLDIGGGSLEIASGVDEEPDLAASVPLGAGRMTMAFLPDDPPAPEHVEALREHVRATLAPTVEAFRALPAPDHVVATSKTFRSLARLAGMQTESVGPDDRWRMRRSQLADWVPRLARITAEGRTALPGITPERTFQIVAGGVVAVETMRALGVDEVEICPWALREGAILRRLDHS